Below is a window of Dictyostelium discoideum AX4 chromosome 1 chromosome, whole genome shotgun sequence DNA.
CCTTAGTTGTTTTCATGGATTATCTTACACATCTATTCAAACACAAACCTCCGTTAGCTTTCTCAACTATTAACGGTCATCGATCTATGTTGAATCAGTTGTTACTCCTTAGGAATCAAACTGATATTGTTAATGATCCATTCATTACAAGAATTATGACTGGTATTCACAAGTTGCGTCCTTCATCTGCAAAGTATAAAGAGATATGGGATGCAAATCAAGTATTCAAGCACTTATCTACTATCAAAGTCATCCCCAAGTACACATACACTGCGCTATTAAACAAGACACTTGTACTCTGTAAAATGTTTGGTTTAGCAAGATCATCAGACTTGGTGAAGTGGTCGTTCAAAGGTCTCATTATTACTCCTGACTCAATCAAAGGTCCCGTTATTAATGCTAAAGAACAAAGAAGTGGTATTGTTTCAATCTTAGAATTAACATCGTTAGATGATACTAACTCTCAAGTGTGCCCTGTTCGCCACCTTGCAACATACCTTAGAGCATCTAAAGGAAGAAGAAAGCCCCATTCGGGTGACTCTGTCTTTATTAAGAATGAAGGTGAACCGCTCCAagttaatgatattaattcaattgtaCTATCAACACTCTCAAAGTCAGGTATTGATATTGTCAAGTTCAAATCTCACTCTACCCGTTCCGCTATGGCTTCTCTGCTGTTGTCCAATAACGTTCCGTTCCACGTTGTCAAAAAGATGGGTCGTTGGAAATCAAACGATACTGTAGATACCTTCTACGATAAAAGAATCATTGGTGAAAAATCTGGTGGTTTCTTAAATACTGTCGTCCAAAtttcataatatatatatatatatgataatataaattaaaaatttaatttattaaattatattttatattaaatatatatatatatattagtcCCATCCCACCCGCCCTTAGTCGGAATTCcataaatcaaattgttttagtttttagtGCCACTATTTATacgtttttattttcttaaaaatttagcaaaactcaaaaaaataagagtTTTCGACCCTTCACAACTTTGTGCATAGTGTCGGTTCGgaatttttcagtttttcGACCTTGCGCAATGATCGCGTCATTGTGCCGGTTcgaaatttttacttttctttcgaaaattttttattcttcgaatgttctagaacattctaaaaaattatcttaaatatttgggaaattcaaataaataaatgttattcataatatatatatatatatttaatataaaatataatttaataaattaaatttttaatttatttgaacgACAGTATCAATGAAAATACCACCAGATTTTTCACCAATGATTCTTTTATCGTAGAAAGTATCTACAGTATCGTTTGATTTCCAGCGACCCATCTTCTTGACAACATGGAACAGAACGTTATTGAACAACAGCAGAGAAGCCATAGCGGAACGGGTAGAGTGAGATTTGAACTTTCCAGTGTCAATACCTGAGCTTGAGAGTGTTGATAATACAATTGAACTAATATCATTAACTTGGAGCGGTTCACCCTCATTCTTAATAAAGACAGAGTCACCCGAATGGGGCTTTCTTCTTCCTTTAGAGGCTCTAAGGTATGTTGCAAGGTGGCGAACAGGACATACTTGAGAGTTAGTATCATCTAACGATGTTAATTATAAGATTGAAACAACACCACTTCTTTGTTCTTTAGCATTGATAACTAGACCTTTGATTGAGTCAGTACTAATAATGAGACCTTTGAATGACCACTTCACCAAGTCTGATGATCTTGATAAACCAAACATTTTACAGAGTACAAGTGTCTTGTTTAATAGCGCAGTGTATATGTACTTGGGGATAACTTTGATAGTAGACAAGTGCTTGGATACTTGATTTGCACCCCATATCTCTTTATACTTTGCAGATGAAGGGAGCAACTTGTGAATACCAGTCATAATTATATATCGTGgtatttgtaaattataaGGTAATTG
It encodes the following:
- a CDS encoding hypothetical protein (Slime mold (D.discoideum) transposon DIRS-1, complete, clone SB41) — protein: MTGIHKLLPSSAKYKEIWGANQVSKHLSTIKVIPKYIYTALLNKTLVLCKMFGLSRSSDLVKWSFKGLIISTDSIKGLVINAKEQRSGVNEGEPLQVNDISSIVLSTLSSSGIDTGKFKSHSTRSAMASLLLFNNVLFHVVKKMGRWKSNDTVDTFYDKRIIGEKSGGIFIDTVVQIN